The following are from one region of the Aquirufa lenticrescens genome:
- a CDS encoding glycoside hydrolase family 88/105 protein, which produces MKKLLFLLLPFSIFAAKPDRTQVLQHMHVAKSYFQSVWPDVTKVIVSPDKTRPSNIWTRAVFYEGLMELYKLDPRASDLKYMEDWGEFHHWSLRNGLKTRNADDQACGQVYLDLFDLKADSARIKPIKENIDNMVATDKSNDWSWIDCLQMSMPVYTRLGVRFKEDKYFTKMHDLYADTKAKLYNQQEHLWWRDKDFIPPYKEPNGTNCYWSRGNGWVFAALARTLDLMPANAPHRAEYVKDFQDLAAALLPLQRKDGFYNVSLMDESNYGGPELTGTSLFVYGMAWGIRSGLLPASKYQKSVDKGWKAIDSCVQPNGFLAYVQGTGKEPKDGQPVTKTSVPNFEDFGAGCYLLAGSEILKAK; this is translated from the coding sequence ATGAAGAAATTACTCTTTCTATTATTACCATTCAGTATTTTCGCTGCAAAGCCGGATCGCACTCAGGTCTTGCAACATATGCATGTAGCTAAATCGTATTTCCAAAGTGTTTGGCCAGATGTGACGAAAGTAATAGTGAGTCCAGACAAGACTCGCCCTTCCAATATTTGGACGCGTGCCGTCTTTTATGAGGGCTTAATGGAATTGTATAAACTAGATCCGCGTGCCTCTGATTTAAAATATATGGAAGATTGGGGTGAATTTCATCATTGGTCCTTGCGCAATGGCCTTAAGACAAGAAATGCGGATGATCAAGCCTGTGGGCAGGTTTATTTGGACTTATTCGACTTGAAAGCTGATTCTGCTCGCATCAAACCCATTAAAGAGAATATTGATAATATGGTTGCGACTGATAAGTCGAATGATTGGTCTTGGATTGATTGCCTTCAAATGAGTATGCCTGTTTACACCCGTTTAGGCGTTCGTTTTAAAGAGGATAAGTATTTTACTAAAATGCATGATTTGTATGCGGATACGAAAGCTAAACTATATAACCAGCAGGAGCATTTGTGGTGGAGAGACAAAGACTTCATTCCTCCCTACAAAGAACCGAATGGTACGAATTGTTATTGGTCCAGAGGTAATGGATGGGTTTTTGCGGCATTAGCGAGAACGTTGGATCTAATGCCTGCCAATGCACCCCACAGAGCCGAGTATGTGAAAGATTTCCAAGATCTTGCGGCTGCTTTATTGCCTTTACAGCGTAAAGATGGCTTTTACAATGTCAGTTTGATGGATGAATCCAATTATGGTGGACCTGAATTGACGGGTACTTCTTTATTTGTTTACGGGATGGCTTGGGGAATTCGCTCAGGTTTATTGCCTGCATCGAAATACCAGAAGTCAGTTGATAAGGGTTGGAAAGCCATTGATTCCTGTGTTCAACCCAATGGTTTTTTAGCTTATGTGCAAGGAACAGGTAAGGAACCTAAAGATGGTCAACCTGTGACTAAGACATCTGTGCCTAACTTCGAGGATTTTGGTGCAGGATGTTATTTATTAGCTGGATCGGAAATTTTAAAAGCAAAATAA
- the rhaM gene encoding L-rhamnose mutarotase has product MQRKAFKMYLLPGHSAEYKKRHDEIWPELGVLLHQVGIQNYSIFLDESTRTLFGYLEAPDLSTLDSLPAQEVMKKWWAYMADIMETNPDHSPVAIDLTPVFYFA; this is encoded by the coding sequence ATGCAGCGAAAGGCGTTTAAAATGTATTTGCTGCCGGGTCATTCGGCAGAATACAAAAAGAGACATGATGAAATATGGCCTGAATTAGGGGTTTTATTGCATCAGGTAGGTATCCAAAACTATTCCATCTTCTTGGATGAAAGTACCCGTACGCTTTTTGGCTATTTGGAAGCCCCAGATTTATCTACACTCGATTCGCTTCCGGCTCAGGAAGTAATGAAAAAGTGGTGGGCCTATATGGCAGATATTATGGAGACGAATCCAGATCATTCACCCGTTGCTATCGATTTAACACCTGTCTTTTATTTCGCCTGA
- a CDS encoding DUF6268 family outer membrane beta-barrel protein, translating into MKILYSICFTLISFLSISQTDSTEVLEDYSNYGEPEGVKRYTTQKVLNQTPQKIISVGYEYNGEFHMPGIRIAESFSILEDKHVSQVNVFKAQVNVPVVATNKIIWQLGANYWGSKFAVENPGSNAFAKQLNQTSLISAGLNTTIFKPLNETNFMIFQASADVNGLFNENAKVTSNALTISATAIYGWKKSEKNMIGTGIARSYRAGRLMYFPVLFWNKTFNDKWGMELLLPAKGFIRYNINTSNMIQAGFELEGNQFSMPIPSTQRDLFYIQRGELKPRIMWDKKITGFLWFSAQVGLRYNYRFDVMNKYDGKEDNDSYFSSKLGNPLYFNISLNLVSP; encoded by the coding sequence ATGAAAATTTTATATTCTATTTGTTTCACTCTTATCTCCTTTTTATCTATTTCCCAAACAGATAGCACCGAAGTCCTAGAGGATTACAGCAACTACGGTGAGCCTGAAGGTGTAAAAAGATACACCACGCAGAAAGTGCTTAACCAAACACCTCAAAAAATCATTAGTGTTGGTTATGAATACAACGGTGAATTTCACATGCCGGGCATTCGAATTGCGGAATCCTTTTCTATTCTAGAAGACAAACATGTAAGCCAAGTAAATGTATTTAAGGCGCAAGTGAATGTTCCAGTTGTCGCAACTAACAAAATCATTTGGCAATTGGGAGCTAATTATTGGGGATCAAAATTTGCCGTTGAAAACCCTGGTAGTAATGCATTTGCAAAACAATTAAATCAAACTTCACTCATCAGCGCTGGATTAAATACAACAATATTCAAACCTCTGAATGAGACCAATTTTATGATTTTTCAAGCAAGCGCAGATGTCAATGGCTTATTTAATGAAAATGCTAAGGTTACGTCAAATGCCCTGACCATCAGTGCAACAGCCATTTATGGATGGAAAAAATCAGAGAAAAATATGATTGGTACAGGTATCGCTAGATCATATAGAGCTGGCAGGTTGATGTATTTTCCGGTATTGTTTTGGAACAAAACGTTCAATGATAAATGGGGTATGGAATTATTACTTCCTGCTAAAGGATTTATCAGATATAATATCAACACCTCGAACATGATTCAGGCAGGATTTGAATTAGAAGGAAACCAATTCTCTATGCCAATTCCTTCTACTCAACGAGATTTATTTTATATACAACGAGGGGAGTTAAAACCAAGAATCATGTGGGATAAGAAAATCACTGGATTTTTATGGTTTAGTGCACAAGTCGGATTACGCTATAACTACCGATTTGATGTAATGAATAAATATGACGGAAAAGAAGATAATGACAGCTATTTTTCAAGTAAGCTAGGGAATCCTCTCTACTTTAATATCAGTTTAAACTTAGTTTCTCCCTAA
- a CDS encoding aminopeptidase P N-terminal domain-containing protein: MKIKHLIIGLFATLSLQSAIAQDYPTDYLSPEFHAGRRAAFKEKMSDKGVGIFFASQTRQRSNDTEFQYAQNKNFYYLTGLEEPNAVLLLFKQPVTLLGKTGTEFIFVQNRDPFKELWTGKILGVDGFKAKSKMENVFINDQFTSSAISLAGVDSVYTLYRTEGIFAKYQVKPDPLTRMASLVDSLVISNAKPLASRSTLNTLRNLRGIKLPEEIALIQKAASISVLGHNDVMRAVKPGMKEYQAQAIMEYHFKKEGSEYPGYNSINGAAENACVLHYITNLKTIKEGDLLLSDCAAEYHGYSADVTRTVPANGKFSEAQKALYEIVLAAQDAGIAACKAGAPFSDIDAASRAVVNAGLIKLGIVANEKEARTYFPHGTSHHLGLDVHDLGPRVLAAGVVVTVEPGIYIPAGSKCDKKWWNIGIRIEDDILITEKGNVNLSQGSPRSVAEIEKMAAQKSIF; encoded by the coding sequence ATGAAAATCAAACACCTCATCATCGGATTGTTCGCGACTTTGTCATTGCAATCTGCTATTGCTCAAGATTATCCAACGGATTATTTAAGTCCAGAATTTCACGCGGGTCGTCGTGCTGCCTTTAAAGAGAAAATGTCTGACAAAGGCGTGGGTATCTTTTTCGCATCACAAACACGTCAGCGTAGTAATGACACCGAGTTTCAATATGCGCAAAACAAAAATTTTTACTATTTAACAGGTTTAGAAGAGCCTAACGCTGTTTTATTATTGTTTAAGCAGCCAGTAACCCTTTTAGGGAAAACTGGAACTGAATTTATCTTTGTTCAAAACCGTGATCCATTTAAAGAATTATGGACAGGTAAAATTCTTGGAGTGGACGGTTTCAAAGCCAAGAGCAAGATGGAAAATGTGTTCATCAATGACCAATTTACAAGCTCTGCCATTTCTTTGGCAGGTGTTGATTCTGTCTATACGTTGTACCGTACAGAGGGTATTTTTGCTAAATACCAAGTAAAGCCAGATCCTTTAACTCGCATGGCCTCGTTAGTGGATAGTTTAGTGATTTCAAACGCAAAGCCATTGGCATCTAGATCTACATTAAATACCCTAAGAAACCTACGTGGCATTAAATTACCTGAAGAGATCGCTTTAATTCAAAAAGCAGCTTCCATCAGTGTTTTAGGTCATAATGACGTGATGCGTGCAGTAAAACCAGGTATGAAAGAATACCAGGCTCAGGCGATCATGGAATACCATTTCAAAAAAGAGGGTTCGGAATATCCTGGTTATAATAGTATCAATGGTGCAGCAGAAAATGCCTGCGTTTTACATTATATCACGAATTTGAAGACGATAAAAGAGGGAGATTTATTATTAAGTGATTGTGCAGCAGAATACCACGGTTATTCAGCGGACGTTACAAGAACGGTTCCAGCGAATGGAAAATTCTCAGAGGCGCAAAAAGCCTTGTATGAAATCGTTCTTGCTGCTCAGGATGCAGGAATTGCAGCTTGTAAAGCTGGTGCTCCATTTAGTGATATAGACGCAGCTTCCCGAGCTGTAGTGAATGCAGGTTTAATCAAATTAGGCATTGTGGCTAATGAGAAAGAAGCGCGTACGTATTTCCCTCACGGAACTTCACATCATTTAGGTTTAGATGTACATGATTTAGGACCTCGCGTTTTAGCAGCAGGTGTGGTGGTAACCGTTGAACCAGGTATTTATATTCCAGCTGGAAGTAAGTGTGATAAGAAATGGTGGAATATTGGTATCCGTATCGAAGATGATATTTTAATTACCGAAAAAGGAAATGTGAACCTTTCTCAAGGTTCTCCTCGTTCAGTGGCTGAAATCGAAAAGATGGCAGCACAGAAATCTATTTTTTAA
- a CDS encoding DUF2147 domain-containing protein, which yields MSTTKKIFVFLFVGLFLQSFNSIALDNPDAILGVWKTGEGNAMVKIYKNGDKYQGRVVWLKEPIDPETGKPKLDKNNADPSAKTKPVLGLINIWGFVSKGENVWEDGNIYDPKNGNTYSSTMKLINNNSLEVRGYIGVSIIGRTDTWTRQVAK from the coding sequence ATGTCAACGACTAAAAAAATATTTGTTTTTCTCTTTGTAGGTTTATTCCTTCAATCATTCAATTCCATTGCACTTGATAATCCAGATGCCATATTAGGTGTTTGGAAAACAGGGGAGGGCAATGCCATGGTGAAAATTTATAAAAACGGTGATAAATACCAAGGAAGAGTGGTTTGGTTGAAGGAGCCGATTGATCCAGAAACAGGTAAGCCCAAATTAGATAAGAATAATGCCGATCCTTCCGCTAAAACAAAACCGGTGTTAGGATTAATTAATATTTGGGGATTTGTTTCTAAAGGTGAAAATGTTTGGGAGGATGGCAATATTTATGACCCTAAGAATGGGAATACGTATTCCTCTACAATGAAGTTGATAAATAATAATTCACTTGAGGTACGTGGATATATCGGTGTCTCAATTATTGGACGAACAGATACTTGGACAAGGCAAGTGGCTAAATAA
- a CDS encoding threonine aldolase family protein, which produces MKIELRSDTFTLPTPGMREAMFSASLGDDVFGEDPTVNTLEHKVAKLFNKEAALFCVSGTQSNQIAISVHVSKGQEVICDELSHIYLYEGGGIMANAGASVKLLKGDLGRLTVSQIRSAISPDDIHACESRLVSLENTVNKGGGSIYTSEALQEISDFCRSINLSLHLDGARIFNAIVETGQTPAQFGNWFDTISICLSKGLGAPIGSILVGSKDFIKKARRVRKRLGGGWRQAGLLAAAGIYALDNQVDRLKEDHARARVIASVCEKLPWVKAILPVSTNIVILELQAGIASVDKVAELKELGIYCAPFGPTYVRFVTHLGFDDAALQAFTERISK; this is translated from the coding sequence ATGAAGATTGAATTACGTAGCGATACCTTTACTTTACCAACTCCTGGAATGCGCGAGGCGATGTTTTCCGCATCTCTAGGCGATGATGTGTTTGGTGAGGATCCTACGGTAAATACCTTGGAGCATAAGGTGGCGAAATTATTCAATAAGGAAGCCGCACTTTTCTGTGTTTCCGGAACTCAATCAAACCAGATTGCGATTTCAGTTCATGTTTCCAAAGGTCAAGAGGTTATTTGCGACGAACTTTCTCATATTTACTTATACGAGGGGGGAGGAATTATGGCGAACGCAGGAGCCTCTGTTAAATTATTGAAAGGGGATTTAGGTCGTTTGACAGTTTCCCAAATCCGTTCAGCCATTTCGCCTGATGATATTCATGCCTGTGAGAGTAGATTAGTCAGTTTAGAAAATACCGTAAATAAAGGCGGAGGAAGTATTTATACATCAGAAGCTTTACAGGAAATTTCTGATTTTTGTCGTTCTATAAACCTATCTCTGCATTTAGATGGCGCGCGTATTTTCAATGCCATTGTGGAAACGGGTCAAACTCCTGCCCAATTTGGCAATTGGTTTGATACGATCTCCATTTGTTTGTCTAAGGGTTTAGGGGCACCCATCGGTTCCATTCTTGTCGGTTCTAAAGACTTTATTAAGAAGGCTAGGCGTGTTAGAAAGCGTCTAGGAGGAGGATGGAGACAAGCGGGATTATTAGCTGCGGCCGGAATTTACGCCTTAGATAACCAAGTAGACCGTTTGAAAGAAGATCACGCACGCGCAAGAGTCATTGCCTCCGTTTGTGAGAAACTCCCTTGGGTGAAAGCCATTCTTCCCGTGTCAACTAATATTGTCATTTTAGAATTACAAGCGGGAATAGCTTCAGTAGATAAAGTGGCTGAATTAAAGGAATTGGGTATTTATTGTGCTCCCTTTGGTCCTACTTATGTTCGTTTTGTGACTCATTTAGGTTTTGATGATGCAGCTTTGCAAGCATTTACAGAACGAATTTCTAAGTAA